GACAGTACCGGGGATTGTGGGATGTCATCTACCGGTTTATGCTGCACGAGTCCAGAAAAGGGCCAGAAACATTGTTAAAGACCACACCCGCCCGAGCAATGCATTGTTTGTCCAAGTTCCATCAGGAAAACGATTCAGGAACATTGCATCAAAACAAATAGACTcagaaacagtttatttctcaaAGAAAATTATCCTCCTGCAAGCAGACACTAAACATCCCTGCTGAAAATTAAACAAACCACCAGCCCATCTCATACATGTTTCCGCACAAGCTACACTACACTACacattgtttctttttcagGTCATAAGGATCCATGTTGAGACCAATTAAAAAACGAATGAATAGTTTGAACACAGTCTAGAAATGCAAAGAAGAGTGATGTAGGTTCATACCCTCTATTAACTTCAGCTCTTGGTGACATAACAAAGGAATCACACATTAATAAAGTAACAGATGAGACTTCATGGttcaaagacaaaaataataattagcaCAAGGGGGACTTGCACACTTTTGGGAGAGCATGTTTAATGTTATGCATTCATCAGGATGCagggcaattactttttgttCTAcggataaaaacatttaaaagcaaaaggtCTGAATAGATTTTCTTTACAAGCACAACTTCCagcctgaaaaaaacaacatctttCTGAAAGTGTGCCTGAGTTCAGCCATGCGGAAGGCATAGATTGCTGGGTCTATGAGGGCATGGCTCATCATCAGCACCACATGCAGTTCGAACAAGGATCTGTAGCATTCACAGTATGGATTCATAGGACAAACCACGATGATGATCAAGTGGACAAAAAACGGCGCCCAACACACTACAAATGCCCCAAACAGAATGGTAAGAGTAAGAGCCCCTCTCATGTTGCTGCCCCACCTCCTCTGATGCTGAGACCTGTCCCTGCCACCACCAAGTAGCGCTGCAATGTTCCTGGCATGAATGCGGGCCATCATAAACATGTAAATATAGAGGAAGCAGATAGTTGCCAGGGAGATGATGAAGAATACAGTGAAGCAGATCACAATGAACTTGAAGTCGAAGAATTTCACCATTAGCACAGCCAGGACTGCACATAATGTCCAGATGAGCCCCAAGATAACTCCAGTTCGCTTCATTGTCATGATGTTGTGGTATCGCAGTGCATGGAAGATGGTGATGTAACTGTaggttggaaaaacaaaaaaaccatcTGAGTCCTAATCAAACAATCCATTAGGATACATATTTTCAAACAGTTTACAACAAGAGCATATGGTTAGGAAGATACAAGTGCAAATATTAAAACTAGAATTATTTACCAAGTGaacatatgcaaatattttcagttttgcaGCTGCCCCTAGTTGGTTGATAAGGCTTACAGAGGAACGCTTGGTGGTTAGTTAAACTTTCAACTGAATTAAAAGCTGAGTAATTGGAAAATGTTGAGAACCCTCAAAGTGTTTATGAATTGGCTCTCACTGGCCAGCATGGGTCTTATGTTGTTTCAGTTTAAACCAAAATAAGCATAAAAGGGAACATCATTACCATTTTAATTTGACAAGTCACTGTGTTTTGTATTAATGCCTAGAATCTGCAAAGATCAAAatcagccatccatccattgtctatacacGCTTATCCGTGCAGGGTTGCGGCAGGCCAGAACATTcctccagcggtcattgggcgAAAAGCAGTATACTTGCAAAGGTCAAATGTCCaattataaactgaatttagtGGCTCAGAATCTTATGTGACCCTAACTATGCAGTTCCTGAAGCATGGCAGCTTCCAGGTTAGTGAATAAGAGTTACACAAGTGCAAATATGAATGAGCTGTTAAACAATTGATTTAGTTTGAAGGTAAAGTtgaaattctgtttattttatattgttattgGAGCTAGTGGTagagaacatttttaaattgttcttttttagtttttggtatttcttgttttattttttttttattaatgtaggGGTGCAAGTGAATGTGGTGGTGggtagtatgtgtgtgttttgggtggGGGGGGGTGAATCATGTCACGTCAGTAACTGATTTATAATCAAATTGTAGCCGTCTAAatcacatttcaaattgaatcgTGAGGTGCCTAAAGGTTGTTATCCCTTAATGCTCAGTGCagtacaaaaaaggttttaaaaatggtttcttaaatgtcatgtcaaAAAATAGAAAGGGGCTGTCTTCCCTCTTTTATAAAATGGTATATAATTcaaacaaatgccttgttgagaTGTGTGAAGCCAAAATGGGTTTGTCACCTGAGTGTCATATGCTAACATAGAGGGTAACATAGATGGAAGCAAATTCCATCATAGTGCCTAGATATGAGAGCCAGTGGCTATACCAGTTGTCAGACCAAGAGCACTATAGGCCTCTGTACCAACTCTGCACTAAGAAATAAGTAATATTATGCCTTTTAAAATGGTATTGTCTTTGCCACAAACgctgaataaaatttatttagtgACAAAAATGCTAAGCACCTAGAAGGAAAGGTGCATTTGGACATGATCTTGTACTTATGCAAACCTGCATAACtagtaatttatttgtttatataagAAGCCTTTATTTCTATAACACGCAGCATAGGGTATCCATGGTGACAGTGACAAGACATTACTCCTGCTTGATGGAGAAGTTGCACTGTGGGATTTAATAAAGCAAAGTTGGTTCATTGCACCATTGCCCAGTGTGTGGGACATACAGTTCACACAAAGGCATGATGTTGGAACCAATGGGTGAAAGACGTTTAGAATTTGTCCATTGATTTCGAATGGTTAACTTTTTTTTGTGGGTCTGTTTATATTATGATCATTATCATATAATAAAAAGCATCACCAAtactttaatttaatatatacTTTTCTATAAGTAGACCTGAGTACTGCTTACACACCGGTCAACAGCGATGGCCAGGAAACTGGATTTAGAGCCCACGAACG
This genomic stretch from Girardinichthys multiradiatus isolate DD_20200921_A chromosome 3, DD_fGirMul_XY1, whole genome shotgun sequence harbors:
- the mc2r gene encoding adrenocorticotropic hormone receptor — translated: MNQTDCPEVKVPFLVFFTVGIISLAENLLVVVAVIRSRNLHSPMYCFMCSLAAFNTIASVTKTWENLMIVLADAGHLEKRGPSETDLDDVMDSLLCMSFVGSKSSFLAIAVDRYITIFHALRYHNIMTMKRTGVILGLIWTLCAVLAVLMVKFFDFKFIVICFTVFFIISLATICFLYIYMFMMARIHARNIAALLGGGRDRSQHQRRWGSNMRGALTLTILFGAFVVCWAPFFVHLIIIVVCPMNPYCECYRSLFELHVVLMMSHALIDPAIYAFRMAELRHTFRKMLFFSGWKLCL